From the Lathyrus oleraceus cultivar Zhongwan6 chromosome 4, CAAS_Psat_ZW6_1.0, whole genome shotgun sequence genome, one window contains:
- the LOC127137631 gene encoding uncharacterized protein LOC127137631 yields MSQQSNSSSSKNMSGSSSAEPSNPNREDPVADSANTPHARRPKETVSGLSSAIALEERTKEGSRYVHNAIATMVIGILSGNHKESNVDKPLDNVAGEEVHVTHDVSDNPNCEAETVDLEEFSDNELLSSVLPSIAKRVRSRREKKTMAQRFPRKKIDVPTSSKTTVAVESFLKRKVHGPTKSWSKGVPKKKKTKHVVIESDSDVPCNVFDTLSKKKPTTSKIAASVSEEFIVNLSEEYVDGKSKEFRKVYVRGKCVNFSPSVINKYLGRPDVAQPELEIGATNWVPTNHKSTVAVMLGMFIYAVGTKANFDYGSYIFDQTLKHAGRFSVKGPIAFPFLICGIVLNQFPNILTENDSVKKRDSPMSFNHQLFLGTHVPDIIMTIGETSRVSNQPSKAAIIAMLKETCREL; encoded by the exons ATGTCTCAACAATCCAACTCATCTTCTTCCAAGAACATGTCTGGTTCTTCTAGCGCTGAACCAAGCAACCCTAATAGAGAAGATCCTGTTGCTGACTCTGCGAATACCCcacatgcaagaagacctaaagaaactgTATCAGGCCTCTCCTCAGCCATCGCTCTTGAGGAACGAACCAAAGAAGGTTCCAGGTATGTTCACAATGCCATTGCCACTATGGTGATTGGAATACTGTCTGGTAATCATAAG GAGTCTAATGTTGACAAACCCTTAGATAATGTGGCTGGTGAGGAAGTTCATGTCACTcatgatgtcagtgacaaccctaactGTGAGGCTGAAACAGTAGACCTGGAGGAATTTTCTGATAATGAGCTGCTGTCCTCTGTCctccctagcatagccaaaagggttaggtCTAGGAGAGAAAAGAAAACTATGGCTCAAAGGTTCCCCAGAAAGAAGATTGATGTTCCAACCTCTTCCAAGACAACGGTGGCAGTCGAGAGTTTCCTCAAGAGGAAAGTTCATGGTCCAaccaaatcttggagcaaaggGGTGCCCAAGAAAAAGAAGACCAAGCATGTTGTTATTGAGTCTGACTCAGATGTTCCGTGTAATGTCTTTGACACtctgtcaaagaagaagccaaccactagcaagaTTGCAGCTAGTGTCTCTGAG GAATTTATTGTTAATTTGTCTGAAGAATATGTTGATGGCAAGTCTAAGGAATTCAGGAAAGTGTATGTGAGAGGCAAGTGTGTAAATTTCTCTCCCTCAGTGATCAACAAGTATTTGGGAAGGCCTGATGTagctcaacctgagcttgag ATTGGAGCTACTAATTGGGTGCCCACCAATCATAAATCTACAGTTGCTGTAATGCTTGGAATGTTTATAtatgctgttggaaccaaagccAATTTTGACTATGGCTCCTATATTTTTGATCAAACCTTGAAGCATGCAGGAAGGTTCAGTGTGAAGGGTCCGATAGCCTTTCCTTTTCTCATCTGTGGTATTGTTTTGAATCAGTTTCCTAACATCTTAACAGAGAATGATTCTGTGAAGAAAAGAGACAGCCCTATGTCCTTCAATCATCAGTTGTTCCTAGGTACCCATGTCCCTGACATTATCATGACAATAGGTGAGACATCACGTGTAAGCAATCAACCAAGTAAAGCTGCTATCATTGCAATGCTCAAAGAAACTTGCAGGGAGTTATAG